In Papaver somniferum cultivar HN1 chromosome 1, ASM357369v1, whole genome shotgun sequence, a genomic segment contains:
- the LOC113302898 gene encoding uncharacterized protein LOC113302898, whose amino-acid sequence MAQILNIRSPLQTLNASSLKTSSPSSWSPCSSQLRFSTSFSRNQNNKWTSLQQKLNHRSRFSCFFSSNNRKEDQARKALEGALGGKKMEFEKWNKEIQKREESGGGDDGGGGGGWFGFGGSNDDHFWQEAQQASLAILGIILMYLVIAKGEVMLAVAFNPLLYALRGTRNGFTYITSRVLGKIYRGSSFDTSDNVPKENVYTQLSAKESVIGKWGSD is encoded by the exons ATGGCTCAGATTCTTAACATACGGTCTCCACTTCAAACCCTAAACGCTTCTTCCTTAAaaacatcatcaccatcatcgtGGTCACCATGTTCATCTCAATTAAGATTCTCAACATCTTTTAGTCGAAATCAAAACAATAAATGGACATCCCTTCAACAAAAACTCAATCACAGAAGCAGATTTTCTTGTTTCTTCTCATCAAACAATCGCAAAGAG GACCAAGCTCGGAAAGCTTTAGAAGGTGCTCTTGGAGGAAAGAAGATGGAGTTTGAGAAATGGAACAAGGAAATACAGAAAAGGGAGGAGAGCGGCGGCGGGGATGATGGCGGTGGTGGAGGTGGTTGGTTTGGATTTGGTGGGTCAAATGACGATCATTTCTGGCAGGAGGCGCAACAAGCTAGCCTTGCAATTTTGGGTATAATTTTGATG TATCTTGTGATAGCAAAGGGAGAAGTGATGCTTGCTGTTGCATTCAACCCATTGCTTTATGCTTTGAGGGGAACGCGAAATGGATTCACATATATAACCTCACGTGTTTTGGGAAAGATATATCGTGGCAGTTCTTTTGATACTTCTGATAATGTGCCTAAGGAGAACGTCTATACACAGTTGTCTGCTAAAGAAAGTGTGATTGGGAAATGGGGAAGTGACTGA
- the LOC113302907 gene encoding fasciclin-like arabinogalactan protein 7 codes for MQVSKIFFTVAILLVVVSVTDAQKAKSPPAPPLAPTPAPASDYVNITDLLTVAGPFHTFLNYLEQTKVIETFQNQANNTEEGITILVPKDKAFSNIKKPASLANLTADQLKSLMLFHALPHYYSLADFKKLSESGPVTTFAGGQYQLNFTDVGGTVHMSSGWSKSKVSSAVHSTDPVAIYQVDSVLLPETLFGPPPPPSPTPAPAPAPDVAPAADAPGAAKSADGFSPKSSKKSSSHKIVMSYFVFVVSSCLVLMF; via the coding sequence ATGCAGGTTTCCAAGATTTTCTTCACTGTTGCTATTTTACTAGTCGTGGTGAGTGTTACAGATGCTCAAAAGGCTAAATCTCCACcagcaccaccactagcaccaacACCAGCTCCAGCATCAGACTATGTAAACATAACTGATTTACTCACAGTTGCTGGACCATTTCACACATTTCTCAATTATCTTGAACAAACCAAAGTCATTGAGACCTTTCAAAACCAAGCCAATAACACTGAGGAAGGTATAACAATTTTGGTACCAAAAGATAAAGCCTTCTCAAACATCAAAAAACCAGCTTCTCTTGCTAACTTGACCGCAGACCAACTGAAATCTTTGATGCTTTTCCATGCATTACCACATTATTACTCATTAGCTGATTTCAAGAAATTGAGTGAATCTGGTCCTGTTACTACATTTGCTGGTGGGCAGTATCAGTTGAATTTCACTGATGTTGGTGGAACAGTACATATGAGTTCAGGTTGGAGTAAGTCTAAGGTAAGCAGCGCTGTGCATTCAACAGATCCAGTTGCTATTTATCAGGTTGATAGTGTTTTACTACCTGAAACCCTTTTcggcccaccaccaccaccatcaccaactcCAGCTCCAGCACCAGCTCCTGATGTTGCACCTGCTGCCGATGCACCCGGAGCTGCTAAAAGTGCTGATGGGTTTTCTCCTAAATCCTCAAAGAAATCATCTTCTCATAAAATTGTTATGAGTTACTTTGTTTTTGTTGTCTCAAGTTGTTTGGTTTTGATGTTCTAG
- the LOC113302891 gene encoding rho GDP-dissociation inhibitor 1-like has translation MGLDKDKDGEEEVHKTEEEEELNRQMSQASLDVTTDQEDDEEDDEEGTIELGPQRTLKEQLEKDKEDESLRRWKEQLLGSVDLNSVGETLDPDVKILSLSINSPGRDAIVLPIPEEGNPKGLWFTLKENSRYSLEFSFKVSNNIVSGLKYTNTVWKTAVKVDSTKEMLGTFSPQEEPYKHEMPEETTPSGIFARGQYSAKTKFLDDDNKCYLEIDYTFDIRKDWASR, from the exons ATGGGATTGGATAAAGATAAAGATGGTGAAGAGGAAGTTCataaaacagaagaagaagaagaacttaaTAGACAAATGAGTCAGGCTTCATTGGATGTAACAACAGAtcaagaggatgatgaagaagatgacgaagagGGGACTATCGAGTTGGGTCCTCAGCGCACCCTCAAAGAACAACTTGAAAAAGATAAGGAAGATGAGAGTCTAAGGAGGTGGAAAGAACAGCTTCTTGGGAGTGTGGACTTGAATTCTGTTGGAg AAACGTTGGACCCAGATGTGAAGATTTTGAGTCTTTCAATCAATTCCCCTGGTAGAGATGCGATTGTTCTTCCAATTCCTGAGGAAGGAAATCCTAAGGGATTATGGTTTACTTTGAAAGAAAATAGCCGTTACAGCCTTGAGTTCTCTTTTAAAGTCAGCAACAACATTGTGTCTGGACTGAAATATACCAACACAGTTTGGAAAACTGCTGTCAAGG TGGACAGCACAAAAGAGATGCTTGGGACTTTCAGTCCACAGGAAGAGCCTTATAAACATGAAATGCCTGAAGAAACCACACCTTCGGGTATATTTGCTAGGGGACAATATTCAGCAAAAACAAAG TTTTTGGATGACGATAACAAGTGTTACTTAGAGATCGACTACACTTTTGATATTCGTAAAGACTGGGCATCTAGATGA